From a region of the Budorcas taxicolor isolate Tak-1 chromosome 9, Takin1.1, whole genome shotgun sequence genome:
- the TAAR5 gene encoding trace amine-associated receptor 5, with amino-acid sequence MSVVLNQDAEERPETFCYQVNGSCPRTVHPLGIQLAIYLSCAAGVLITVLGNLFVVFAVSYFKALHTPTNFLLLSLALADMFLGLLVLPLSTIRSVESCWFFGDSLCRLHTYLDTLFCLTSILHLCFISIDRHCAICEPLLYPSKFTVRVALRYILAGWGVPAAYTAFLLYTDVAERGLHLWLEEMPCVGSCQLLFNKFWGWLNFPVFFFPCLIMISLYVKIFVVATKQAKQINNLSKSLAGPAKRERKAAKTLGIAVGVYLLCWLPFTIDTMVDSLLNFITPPLVFDTFIWLAYFNSACNPIIYVFSYRWFRKALKLLLSWEIFSPRTPTIDLYQD; translated from the coding sequence ATGAGTGTGGTCCTCAACCAAGATGCTGAAGAACGCCCCGAGACTTTCTGCTACCAGGTGAATGGGTCTTGCCCCAGGACAGTCCATCCCCTGGGCATCCAGCTGGCCATCTACCTGTCCTGTGCAGCAGGCGTGCTGATTACAGTCCTAGGAAATTTGTTTGTGGTGTTCGCTGTGTCCTACTTCAAAGCGCTTCACACTCCCACCAACTTCTTGCTGCTTTCCCTGGCCCTGGCTGACATGTTTCTGGGTCTGCTGGTCCTGCCCCTCAGTACCAtccgctccgtggagagctgctGGTTCTTTGGAGACTCTCTCTGCCGCCTGCATACCTACCTGGACACCCTCTTCTGCCTCACCTCCATCTTGCATCTCTGTTTCATTTCCATTGACCGCCACTGTGCTATCTGTGAGCCCCTGCTCTACCCCTCTAAGTTCACGGTCAGGGTGGCCCTCAGGTACATCCTGGCAGGCTGGGGGGTGCCAGCAGCTTACACTGCCTTCTTGCTCTACACAGACGTGGCAGAGAGAGGGCTCCACCTGTGGCTGGAAGAGATGCCTTGTGTGGGCAGTTGCCAGCTGCTGTTCAATAAGTTTTGGGGCTGGCTAAACTTCCCTGTGTTCTTTTTCCCCTGCCTCATCATGATCAGCTTATATGTGAAGATTTTTGTGGTTGCAACCAAGCAGGCTAAGCAGATCAACAACTTAAGCAAAAGCCTGGCTGGACCTGCCAAACGTGAAAGAAAAGCTGCCAAGACCCTGGGCATCGCCGTGGGTGTGTACCTCTTGTGCTGGCTTCCCTTCACCATCGACACAATGGTCGACAGCCTCCTTAACTTCATCACGCCACCGCTAGTCTTCGACACGTTTATCTGGCTTGCTTACTTCAACTCGGCCTGCAACCCCATTATCTATGTCTTTTCCTACCGGTGGTTCAGGAAGGCACTGAAACTTCTCCTGAGTTGGGAGATCTTCTCACCACGGACTCCCACAATTGATTTGTACCAAGATTGA
- the LOC128053551 gene encoding trace amine-associated receptor 4, protein MNSLDRWNPSEVQFCFALVNNSCPRNLRSGLSACALYVVMIGAIVMTMLGNLVVIISIAHFKQLHSPTNFLILSMATTDFLLSCVVMPFSMIRSIESCWYFGDLFCKVHSCCDIMLCTTSIFHLCFISVDRYYAVCDPLHYVTKITISLVGVFLFISWSIPIFFAFGLVFSELNIIGAEDFVAAIDCTGLCVLIFNKLWGMLASFIAFFLPGTVMVGIYIHIFTVARKHAKQIGTGSMMKHVGSESKMKASTKTESKATKTLSIVMGVFVLCWLPFFVLTITDPFINFTTPEDLYNVFLWLGYFNSAFNPIIYGMFYPWFRKALRTIISGMIFHPDSSNLSIFPACA, encoded by the coding sequence ATGAATTCACTGGACCGTTGGAACCCTTCAGAAGTCCAATTCTGCTTTGCTCTGGTGAACAATTCATGCCCGAGAAACCTGAGGTCTGGGCTGAGTGCCTGCGCCTTGTATGTTGTCATGATCGGTGCCATAGTAATGACCATGCTGGGCAACCTGGTTGTGATCATTTCCATTGCCCACTTCAAGCAGCTCCACTCCCCCACCAACTTCCTGATCCTCTCCATGGCCACCACTGACTTCTTGCTGAGCTGTGTGGTCATGCCCTTCAGTATGATCCGGTCCATTGAGTCCTGCTGGTACTTTGGAGATCTCTTTTGCAAAGTCCACAGCTGCTGTGACATCATGCTCTGTACCACCTCCATTTTTCACCTCTGCTTCATCTCGGTGGACCGCTACTATGCTGTTTGTGACCCTTTACATTATGTCACCAAAATTACCATCTCCCTTGTAGGAGTCTTTCTATTCATCAGTTGGTCTATTCCCATCTTTTTTGCTTTTGGCCTGGTATTCTCAGAATTAAACATAATTGGTGCAGAAGACTTTGTTGCAGCCATTGACTGTACAGGTTTATGTGTGCTGATATTTAACAAGCTCTGGGGGATGCTGGCCTCCTTTATAGCCTTCTTTCTCCCTGGGACGGTAATGGTGGGAATTTACATACATATTTTCACAGTAGCCAGGAAGCATGCTAAGCAAATTGGCACAGGTTCTATGATGAAACACGTTGGGTCAGAAAGCAAAATGAAGGCATCAACCAAAACAGAAAGCAAGGCCACCAAGACTTTGAGCATCGTCATGGGAGTATTTGTGTTGTGTTGGCTGCCCTTTTTTGTCTTGACAATCACAGACCCTTTCATTAATTTTACAACGCCTGAAGATTTGTACAATGTTTTTCTCTGGTTGGGCTATTTTAATTCCGCTTTCAATCCCATTATATATGGTATGTTTTATCCTTGGTTTCGCAAGGCGTTGAGGACAATCATCTCAGGAATGATCTTCCACCCTGACTCTTCCAACCTAAGCATATTTCCTGCATGTGCTTAG
- the LOC128053536 gene encoding trace amine-associated receptor 3 produces MDLTYIPEDLSSCPKFGNKSCPPTNRHFHIRVIMYSIMIGAMFITIFGNLVIIISISHFKQLHSPTNFLILSMATTDFLLGLVIMPYSMVRSVESCWYFGYGFCKFHTSFDMMLSLASIFHLCSIAIDRFYAVCYPLHYTTTMTISMIKWLLAFCWSAPALFSFGLVLSKANVSGMQNYEILVACFNFCALAFNKFWGTILFTTCFFTPGSIMVGIYGKIFIVSKRHAQVIDNMPENTKGEVRKNLSKKKDRKAAKTLGIVMGVFLACWLPCFLAVLIDPYLGYSTPMIVLDLLVWLGYFNSTCNPLIHGFFYPWFRKALKYIVSGKIFSSHSESANLFPEAH; encoded by the coding sequence ATGGATCTAACGTATATTCCTGAAGATTTATCCAGTTGTccaaaatttggaaataaatccTGTCCTCCCACCAACCGCCATTTTCATATTCGAGTAATAATGTACTCAATTATGATCGGAGCCATGTTCATCACTATCTTTGGAAACTTGGTTATAATCATTTCCATATCGCATTTCAAGCAGCTTCACTCTCCAACAAATTTTCTGATCCTCTCCATGGCAACCACAGACTTTCTGCTGGGTTTGGTCATTATGCCATATAGCATGGTGCGATCAGTAGAGAGCTGCTGGTATTTTGGGTATGGCTTTTGTAAATTCCACACAAGCTTTGACATGATGCTAAGTCTGGCCTCCATTTTCCACCTCTGCTCCATTGCTATTGATAGATTTTATGCTGTGTGTTACCCTCTACACTACACAACCACAATGACCATCTCCATGATAAAGTGGCTGCTGGCATTTTGCTGGTCAGCccctgctcttttttcttttggtttagtTCTATCCAAGGCCAATGTTTCTGGTATGCAGAACTATGAGATTCTTGTTGCTTGCTTCAATTTCTGTGCACTTGCTTTCAACAAATTTTGGGGGACAATATTGTTCACTACATGTTTTTTTACTCCTGGCTCCATTATGGTTGGTATTTATGGAAAAATCTTTATTGTTTCCAAACGACATGCTCAAGTTATAGACAACATGCCTGAAAACACAAAGGGGGAAGTGAGAAAAAACTTATCCAAGAAAAAGGATCGCAAAGCAGCCAAGACCCTGGGCATAGTAATGGGAGTGTTTCTAGCTTGCTGGTTGCCTTGTTTCCTTGCTGTTTTGATTGACCCATATCTAGGCTACTCCACTCCCATGATAGTACTTGATCTTTTAGTGTGGCTTGGGTACTTCAACTCCACTTGCAATCCTCTCATTCACGGCTTCTTTTATCCATGGTTTCGGAAAGCTCTTAAATATATAGTGTCAGGAAAAATATTTAGCTCCCATTCAGAAAGTGCAAATCTGTTTCCTGAAGCACATTAA